A window of the Bradyrhizobium ottawaense genome harbors these coding sequences:
- a CDS encoding DUF6894 family protein: MRRISAALALDSSPITSSTTLPWTRTRHCSMEAGKSSPSVFRTVLRSSEWYNDFILTCGVRDILGTRLVDTSDHCVIFGIHQQIGRSFSDSVDSVVNLAGIPLKHAAWRHTERLSSPRSAIFDLSQTEVSAEGSRFYFHVDNGSRYPDETGSVFSTADDATAHAIVVAQELAQDGSWHGSSILVTDDRGHEIVRVRIGR, encoded by the coding sequence ATGAGGCGCATTTCTGCGGCCTTAGCGCTGGATTCAAGTCCGATTACGTCCAGCACTACGCTGCCCTGGACCCGTACTCGCCATTGCTCGATGGAAGCTGGAAAAAGCTCTCCGAGTGTCTTCCGGACGGTGTTACGAAGCAGCGAGTGGTACAACGATTTCATATTGACGTGCGGCGTTCGCGATATTCTGGGGACACGGCTTGTCGATACGTCCGATCATTGCGTTATCTTCGGTATTCACCAGCAGATCGGCCGCAGCTTCTCCGACAGCGTCGATTCGGTCGTAAATCTCGCGGGCATCCCGTTGAAGCACGCCGCCTGGCGCCATACCGAGCGTCTCTCTTCGCCGAGATCCGCTATATTCGACCTATCTCAAACAGAGGTTTCGGCTGAAGGAAGCCGGTTTTATTTCCACGTTGACAACGGCAGCCGGTATCCTGACGAAACCGGATCGGTTTTTTCGACGGCCGATGACGCCACGGCGCATGCCATTGTTGTTGCCCAAGAACTCGCGCAAGATGGCAGCTGGCACGGATCTTCCATTCTCGTTACGGACGACCGGGGACACGAGATCGTCCGTGTGCGAATAGGCCGGTAG
- a CDS encoding response regulator transcription factor — protein sequence MQSKGSPVRIVYIVDDDPALLGSLERTFRAAGLTAGLTAVSYQTASAFLDAAPDLSEGCLLLDIIMPEMDGLELQERLNSLGFNMPVIVMTAWGDVETAVQAMKSGAVDFIEKPFNDEALLDAINAALALDRGPTRDRESVVASKLMAKLSPRERQVLDGLVGGSSTKQIAYDLGISARTVEVHRARMLARLGTHSLAEAIRLAVLAGLPPADLEANAADRQRLSGASRRLPE from the coding sequence ATGCAATCAAAAGGTTCACCGGTTCGCATTGTCTATATTGTGGACGACGATCCGGCATTGCTGGGCTCACTCGAACGTACTTTCCGCGCGGCGGGATTGACGGCGGGATTGACGGCGGTATCGTATCAGACTGCGTCCGCATTTCTTGATGCGGCGCCGGACCTCAGCGAAGGATGCCTTCTCCTTGATATCATAATGCCGGAAATGGACGGACTGGAGCTGCAGGAGCGGCTCAACTCCCTTGGGTTCAACATGCCGGTGATCGTGATGACCGCATGGGGAGATGTGGAGACAGCGGTGCAGGCGATGAAAAGCGGTGCGGTCGATTTCATCGAGAAGCCTTTCAACGACGAAGCGCTTCTCGATGCCATCAACGCCGCATTGGCGCTGGACCGGGGTCCGACCCGTGATCGGGAAAGCGTGGTCGCCTCCAAGCTGATGGCGAAGTTAAGCCCGCGCGAACGCCAGGTGCTCGATGGGCTGGTCGGCGGCAGCTCGACCAAGCAGATCGCCTACGATCTCGGCATCAGCGCACGGACGGTCGAGGTGCACCGCGCCCGTATGCTGGCGCGACTTGGGACCCACTCTCTTGCTGAAGCGATCCGGCTGGCCGTGCTGGCGGGGTTGCCCCCAGCCGATCTTGAGGCCAACGCCGCTGATCGTCAGCGGCTTTCCGGCGCCTCGCGTCGGTTGCCGGAATAG